One part of the Ursus arctos isolate Adak ecotype North America unplaced genomic scaffold, UrsArc2.0 scaffold_14, whole genome shotgun sequence genome encodes these proteins:
- the BRPF1 gene encoding peregrin isoform X1, whose product MGVDFDVKTFCHNLRATKPPYECPVETCRKVYKSYSGIEYHLYHYDHDNPPPPQQTPLRKHKKKGRQSRPANKQSPSPSEVSQSPGREVMSYAQAQRMVEVDLHGRVHRISIFDNLDVVSEDEEAPEEAPENGSNKENTETPAATPKSGKHKNKEKRKDSNHHHHHNASVSTTPKLPEVVYRELEQDTPDAPPRPTSYYRYIEKSAEELDEEVEYDMDEEDYIWLDIMNERRKTEGVSPIPQEIFEYLMDRLEKESYFESHNKGDPNALVDEDAVCCICNDGECQNSNVILFCDMCNLAVHQECYGVPYIPEGQWLCRRCLQSPSRAVDCALCPNKGGAFKQTDDGRWAHVVCALWIPEVCFANTVFLEPIDSIEHIPPARWKLTCYICKQRGSGACIQCHKANCYTAFHVTCAQQAGLYMKMEPVRETGANGTSFSVRKTAYCDIHTPPGSARRLPALSHSEGEEDEEEEEDEGKSWSSEKVKKAKAKSRIKMKKARKILAEKRAAAPVVSVPCIPPHRLSKITNRLTIQRKSQFMQRLHSYWTLKRQSRNGVPLLRRLQTHLQSQRNCDQVGRDSEDKNWALKEQLKSWQRLRHDLERARLLVELIRKREKLKRETIKVQQIAMEMQLTPFLILLRKTLEQLQEKDTGNIFSEPVPLSEVPDYLDHIKKPMDFFTMKQNLEAYRYLNFDDFEEDFNLIVSNCLKYNAKDTIFYRAAVRLREQGGAVLRQARRQAEKMGIDFETGMHIPHSLAGDEAPQHTEDAAEEERLVLLENQKHLPVEEQLKLLLERLDEVNASKQSVGRSRRAKMIKKEMTALRRKLAHQRETGRDGPERHGPTSRGSLTPHPASCDKDGQTDSAAEESSSQETSKGLGPNMSSTPAHEVGRRTSVLFSKKNPKTAGPPKRPGRPPKNRESQMTPSHGGSPVGPPQLPIMGSLRQRKRGRSPRPSSSSDSDSDKSTEDPPMDLPANGFSGGNQPVKKSFLVYRNDCSLPRSSSDSESSSSSSSSAASDRTSTTPSKQGRGKPSFSRGTFPEDSSEDTSGTENEAYSVGTGRGVGHSSKYPHLRRGMPGAQCQGLASPLAADLPPLSHSCEVVRKSLGRGAGWLSEDEDSPLDALDLVWAKCRGYPSYPALIIDPKMPREGMFHHGVPIPVPPLEVLKLGEQMTQEAREHLYLVLFFDNKRTWQWLPRTKLVPLGVNQDLDKEKMLEGRKSNIRKSVQIAYHRALQHRSKVQGEQSSETSDSD is encoded by the exons ATGGGGGTGGACTTTGATGTGAAGACTTTCTGCCACAACTTGCGGGCAACTAAGCCACCGTATGAGTGCCCTGTGGAGACCTGCCGCAAGGTCTACAAGAGTTACAGTGGTATTGAGTACCACCTATATCACTATGACCACGACAACCCACCACCCCCGCAGCAGACTCCACTCCGCAAGCACAAGAAGAAGGGGCGCCAATCACGCCCAGCCAACAAGCAGTCGCCCAGCCCCTCAGAGGTATCCCAGTCACCGGGCCGTGAGGTGATGAGCTACGCACAGGCCCAACGCATGGTGGAGGTGGACCTGCACGGCCGTGTCCACCGCATCAGCATTTTTGACAACTTGGATGTGGTGTCAGAGGATGAGGAGGCCCCTGAGGAGGCTCCTGAGAATGGCAGCAACAAGGAGAACACTGAAACACCAGCCGCTACTCCCAAGTCAGGCAAGCATAAGAACAAGGAGAAGCGCAAGGACTccaaccatcaccatcaccataatGCTTCTGTGAGCACCACTCCCAAGCTACCAGAGGTGGTATACCGAGAGTTGGAGCAGGACACCCCTGATGCCCCACCCCGGCCAACTTCCTATTACCG GTACATTGAGAAGTCGGCAGAGGAGCTGGACGAGGAAGTAGAGTATGACATGGACGAAGAGGACTACATCTGGTTGGATATCATGAATGAGCGGCGGAAGACAGAGGGTGTGAGTCCCATCCCACAGGAGATCTTTGAGTACTTAATGGACCGTCTGGAAAAGGAGTCCTACTTTGAAAGCCACAATAAAGGTGACCCCAATGCACTAGTGGACGAGGATGCCGTGTGCTGTATCTGTAATGATGGTGAGTGCCAGAACAGCAATGTCATCCTGTTCTGTGACATGTGCAACTTGGCTGTGCACCAGGAGTGCTATGGTGTCCCCTACATCCCTGAGGGCCAGTGGCTGTGCCGCCGCTGCCTACAGTCACCCTCCCGCGCTGTGGATTGTGCCCTGTGCCCCAACAAGGGTGGTGCCTTCAAGCAGACAGATGATGGGCGCTGGGCCCATGTGGTGTGTGCCCTGTGGATCCCTGAAGTCTGCTTCGCCAACACAGTCTTCCTGGAGCCTATCGACAGCATTGAGCACATCCCGCCAGCTCGCTGGAAGCTGACCTGCTATATTTGCAAACAGCGGGGCTCAGGGGCCTGCATCCAGTGCCACAAGGCCAACTGCTACACAGCCTTCCACGTGACATGTGCCCAGCAGGCTGGCCTTTACATGAAGATGGAGCCTGTGCGGGAGACAGGTGCCAACGGCACCTCTTTCAGTGTCCGCAAGACAGCCTACTGTGACATCCACACACCCCCAGGTTCGGCACGCCGCTTGCCTGCCCTATCCCACAGTGAGggtgaggaggatgaggaggaggaggaggatgagggtAAGAGTTGGAGCTCAGAGAAGGTCAAGAAGGCAAAGGCCAAGTCCCGGATCAAGATGAAGAAGGCACGGAAGATCCTGGCAGAGAAGCGAGCAGCAGCTCCTGTGGTGTCGGTGCCTTGCATCCCACCACACAG GCTCAGTAAAATCACCAACCGCCTGACCATCCAAAGGAAGAGCCAGTTCATGCAGAGGTTACACAGCTACTGGACGCTGAAACGGCAGTCCCGAAATGGAGTCCCACTGCTACGTCGCCTACAGACACACCTGCAGTCTCAGAGGAATTGTGACCAAGTCGGG AGAGATTCTGAGGATAAGAACTGGGCCCTCAAAGAACAGCTCAAGTCCTGGCAACGGCTCCGGCACGACCTAGAACGAGCTCGGCTGCTGGTGGAGCTTATCCGCAAGCGGGAGAAGCTCAAAAGGGAGACG ATCAAGGTCCAGCAGATCGCCATGGAGATGCAGCTGACCCCTTTCCTCATCCTCCTTCGCAAAACCTTGGAGCAGCTCCAAGAAAAGGACACAGGCAACATCTTCAGCGAGCCGGTCCCTCTGTCTGAG GTACCTGACTACCTAGACCACATCAAAAAGCCCATGGACTTTTTCACCATGAAGCAGAACTTGGAGGCTTACCGCTACCTGAACTTTGATGATTTTGAGGAGGACTTCAACCTTATCGTCAGCAACTGCCTCAAGTATAACGCCAAGGATACCATCTTCTACCGGGCAGCAGTGCGGCTCCGTGAACAGGGTGGCGCTGTGCTCCGCCAGGCCCGGCGCCAGGCAGAAAAAATGGGCATTGACTTTGAGACGGGCATGCATATCCCCCACAGCCTGGCtggagatgaagccccacaaCACACTGAAGATG CAGCAGAGGAAGAGCGGCTGGTCCTGCTGGAGAACCAGAAGCATCTGCCAGTGGAAGAGCAGCTAAAGTTGTTGCTGGAGCGGCTGGATGAGGTGAATGCCAGCAAGCAGAGCGTGGGCCGTTCACGGCGTGCAAAGATGATCAAGAAAGAGATGACGGCACTGCGGCGAAAGCTTGCCCACCAGAGGGAAACTGGAAGGGATGGGCCTGAGCGGCACGGCCCCACGAGCCGGGGCAGTCTGACACCTCACCCGGCATCCTGTGACAAGGATGGGCAGACAGACAGTGCCGCCGAGGAGAGCAGCAGCCAGGAGACAAGCAAAG gCCTGGGTCCCAACATGTCCTCAACCCCCGCACATGAGGTGGGCAGGAGAACCTCAGTTCTGTTCTCCAAAAAGAACCCGAAGACGGCTGGACCGCCCAAGAGGCCGGGCCGGCCCCCCAAAAACCGGGAGAGCCAGATGACCCCCAGCCACGGAGGCAGTCCTGTGGGGCCCCCCCAGCTCCCCATCATGGGCTCCCTACGTCAGCGCAAGCGGGGTAGGAGCCCCCGGCCCAGTTCGAGCTCAGACAGCGACAGTGATAAATCCACAGAAGACCCCCCAATGG ACTTACCAGCAAATGGCTTCAGCGGTGGAAATCAGCCAGTGAAGAAGAGTTTCTTGGTATATCGTAATGACTGCAGCCTTCCCCGGAGCAGCTCTGACTCTGAGTccagcagcagtagcagcagcagcgcTGCCTCAGACCGAACCAG CACAACACCCTCAAAACAAGGCCGGGGCAAGCCCTCCTTCTCTCGGGGCACATTCCCGGAAGATAGCAGTGAAGATACCTCAGGCACTGAGAACGAGGCCTACTCCGTGGGCACTGGCCGTGGCGTGGGCCACAGCAGTAAGTACCCTCACCTAAGGCGAGGGATGCCGGGGGCCCAGTGTCAGGGCCTTGCCAGCCCCCTGGCTGCTGATCTGCCCCCTCTCTCCCATTCCTGTGAAGTGGTAAGGAAGAGTCTAGGACGGGGAGCTGGCTGGCTGTCAGAGGATGAGGACTCGCCCTTGGATGCTCTGGACCTGGTGTGGGCCAAATGCCGAGGGTATCCGTCATACCCAGCTCTG ATAATTGATCCAAAGATGCCCCGGGAAGGTATGTTCCACCATGGGGTTCCCATCCCTGTGCCCCCACTGGAGGTGCTGAAACTTGGGGAGCAGATGACCCAGGAAGCCCGAGAGCATCTCTACCTCGTCCTCTTCTTTGACAACAAGCGAACCTG GCAGTGGCTGCCGAGAACTAAGCTGGTTCCTCTCGGCGTGAACCAGGACCTCGACAAGGAAAAGATGCTGGAGGGCCGCAAATCCAACATCCGCAAGTCAGTGCAGATTGCCTACCACAGGGCTCTGCAGCACCGCAGCAAGGTGCAGGGCGAGCAGAGCAGCGAGACCAGTGATAGTGACTGA
- the BRPF1 gene encoding peregrin isoform X3 has product MGVDFDVKTFCHNLRATKPPYECPVETCRKVYKSYSGIEYHLYHYDHDNPPPPQQTPLRKHKKKGRQSRPANKQSPSPSEVSQSPGREVMSYAQAQRMVEVDLHGRVHRISIFDNLDVVSEDEEAPEEAPENGSNKENTETPAATPKSGKHKNKEKRKDSNHHHHHNASVSTTPKLPEVVYRELEQDTPDAPPRPTSYYRYIEKSAEELDEEVEYDMDEEDYIWLDIMNERRKTEGVSPIPQEIFEYLMDRLEKESYFESHNKGDPNALVDEDAVCCICNDGECQNSNVILFCDMCNLAVHQECYGVPYIPEGQWLCRRCLQSPSRAVDCALCPNKGGAFKQTDDGRWAHVVCALWIPEVCFANTVFLEPIDSIEHIPPARWKLTCYICKQRGSGACIQCHKANCYTAFHVTCAQQAGLYMKMEPVRETGANGTSFSVRKTAYCDIHTPPGSARRLPALSHSEGEEDEEEEEDEGKSWSSEKVKKAKAKSRIKMKKARKILAEKRAAAPVVSVPCIPPHRLSKITNRLTIQRKSQFMQRLHSYWTLKRQSRNGVPLLRRLQTHLQSQRNCDQVGRDSEDKNWALKEQLKSWQRLRHDLERARLLVELIRKREKLKRETIKVQQIAMEMQLTPFLILLRKTLEQLQEKDTGNIFSEPVPLSEVTELDEVPDYLDHIKKPMDFFTMKQNLEAYRYLNFDDFEEDFNLIVSNCLKYNAKDTIFYRAAVRLREQGGAVLRQARRQAEKMGIDFETGMHIPHSLAGDEAPQHTEDAAEEERLVLLENQKHLPVEEQLKLLLERLDEVNASKQSVGRSRRAKMIKKEMTALRRKLAHQRETGRDGPERHGPTSRGSLTPHPASCDKDGQTDSAAEESSSQETSKGLGPNMSSTPAHEVGRRTSVLFSKKNPKTAGPPKRPGRPPKNRESQMTPSHGGSPVGPPQLPIMGSLRQRKRGRSPRPSSSSDSDSDKSTEDPPMDLPANGFSGGNQPVKKSFLVYRNDCSLPRSSSDSESSSSSSSSAASDRTSTTPSKQGRGKPSFSRGTFPEDSSEDTSGTENEAYSVGTGRGVGHSMVRKSLGRGAGWLSEDEDSPLDALDLVWAKCRGYPSYPALIIDPKMPREGMFHHGVPIPVPPLEVLKLGEQMTQEAREHLYLVLFFDNKRTWQWLPRTKLVPLGVNQDLDKEKMLEGRKSNIRKSVQIAYHRALQHRSKVQGEQSSETSDSD; this is encoded by the exons ATGGGGGTGGACTTTGATGTGAAGACTTTCTGCCACAACTTGCGGGCAACTAAGCCACCGTATGAGTGCCCTGTGGAGACCTGCCGCAAGGTCTACAAGAGTTACAGTGGTATTGAGTACCACCTATATCACTATGACCACGACAACCCACCACCCCCGCAGCAGACTCCACTCCGCAAGCACAAGAAGAAGGGGCGCCAATCACGCCCAGCCAACAAGCAGTCGCCCAGCCCCTCAGAGGTATCCCAGTCACCGGGCCGTGAGGTGATGAGCTACGCACAGGCCCAACGCATGGTGGAGGTGGACCTGCACGGCCGTGTCCACCGCATCAGCATTTTTGACAACTTGGATGTGGTGTCAGAGGATGAGGAGGCCCCTGAGGAGGCTCCTGAGAATGGCAGCAACAAGGAGAACACTGAAACACCAGCCGCTACTCCCAAGTCAGGCAAGCATAAGAACAAGGAGAAGCGCAAGGACTccaaccatcaccatcaccataatGCTTCTGTGAGCACCACTCCCAAGCTACCAGAGGTGGTATACCGAGAGTTGGAGCAGGACACCCCTGATGCCCCACCCCGGCCAACTTCCTATTACCG GTACATTGAGAAGTCGGCAGAGGAGCTGGACGAGGAAGTAGAGTATGACATGGACGAAGAGGACTACATCTGGTTGGATATCATGAATGAGCGGCGGAAGACAGAGGGTGTGAGTCCCATCCCACAGGAGATCTTTGAGTACTTAATGGACCGTCTGGAAAAGGAGTCCTACTTTGAAAGCCACAATAAAGGTGACCCCAATGCACTAGTGGACGAGGATGCCGTGTGCTGTATCTGTAATGATGGTGAGTGCCAGAACAGCAATGTCATCCTGTTCTGTGACATGTGCAACTTGGCTGTGCACCAGGAGTGCTATGGTGTCCCCTACATCCCTGAGGGCCAGTGGCTGTGCCGCCGCTGCCTACAGTCACCCTCCCGCGCTGTGGATTGTGCCCTGTGCCCCAACAAGGGTGGTGCCTTCAAGCAGACAGATGATGGGCGCTGGGCCCATGTGGTGTGTGCCCTGTGGATCCCTGAAGTCTGCTTCGCCAACACAGTCTTCCTGGAGCCTATCGACAGCATTGAGCACATCCCGCCAGCTCGCTGGAAGCTGACCTGCTATATTTGCAAACAGCGGGGCTCAGGGGCCTGCATCCAGTGCCACAAGGCCAACTGCTACACAGCCTTCCACGTGACATGTGCCCAGCAGGCTGGCCTTTACATGAAGATGGAGCCTGTGCGGGAGACAGGTGCCAACGGCACCTCTTTCAGTGTCCGCAAGACAGCCTACTGTGACATCCACACACCCCCAGGTTCGGCACGCCGCTTGCCTGCCCTATCCCACAGTGAGggtgaggaggatgaggaggaggaggaggatgagggtAAGAGTTGGAGCTCAGAGAAGGTCAAGAAGGCAAAGGCCAAGTCCCGGATCAAGATGAAGAAGGCACGGAAGATCCTGGCAGAGAAGCGAGCAGCAGCTCCTGTGGTGTCGGTGCCTTGCATCCCACCACACAG GCTCAGTAAAATCACCAACCGCCTGACCATCCAAAGGAAGAGCCAGTTCATGCAGAGGTTACACAGCTACTGGACGCTGAAACGGCAGTCCCGAAATGGAGTCCCACTGCTACGTCGCCTACAGACACACCTGCAGTCTCAGAGGAATTGTGACCAAGTCGGG AGAGATTCTGAGGATAAGAACTGGGCCCTCAAAGAACAGCTCAAGTCCTGGCAACGGCTCCGGCACGACCTAGAACGAGCTCGGCTGCTGGTGGAGCTTATCCGCAAGCGGGAGAAGCTCAAAAGGGAGACG ATCAAGGTCCAGCAGATCGCCATGGAGATGCAGCTGACCCCTTTCCTCATCCTCCTTCGCAAAACCTTGGAGCAGCTCCAAGAAAAGGACACAGGCAACATCTTCAGCGAGCCGGTCCCTCTGTCTGAGGTAACCGAATTGGACGAA GTACCTGACTACCTAGACCACATCAAAAAGCCCATGGACTTTTTCACCATGAAGCAGAACTTGGAGGCTTACCGCTACCTGAACTTTGATGATTTTGAGGAGGACTTCAACCTTATCGTCAGCAACTGCCTCAAGTATAACGCCAAGGATACCATCTTCTACCGGGCAGCAGTGCGGCTCCGTGAACAGGGTGGCGCTGTGCTCCGCCAGGCCCGGCGCCAGGCAGAAAAAATGGGCATTGACTTTGAGACGGGCATGCATATCCCCCACAGCCTGGCtggagatgaagccccacaaCACACTGAAGATG CAGCAGAGGAAGAGCGGCTGGTCCTGCTGGAGAACCAGAAGCATCTGCCAGTGGAAGAGCAGCTAAAGTTGTTGCTGGAGCGGCTGGATGAGGTGAATGCCAGCAAGCAGAGCGTGGGCCGTTCACGGCGTGCAAAGATGATCAAGAAAGAGATGACGGCACTGCGGCGAAAGCTTGCCCACCAGAGGGAAACTGGAAGGGATGGGCCTGAGCGGCACGGCCCCACGAGCCGGGGCAGTCTGACACCTCACCCGGCATCCTGTGACAAGGATGGGCAGACAGACAGTGCCGCCGAGGAGAGCAGCAGCCAGGAGACAAGCAAAG gCCTGGGTCCCAACATGTCCTCAACCCCCGCACATGAGGTGGGCAGGAGAACCTCAGTTCTGTTCTCCAAAAAGAACCCGAAGACGGCTGGACCGCCCAAGAGGCCGGGCCGGCCCCCCAAAAACCGGGAGAGCCAGATGACCCCCAGCCACGGAGGCAGTCCTGTGGGGCCCCCCCAGCTCCCCATCATGGGCTCCCTACGTCAGCGCAAGCGGGGTAGGAGCCCCCGGCCCAGTTCGAGCTCAGACAGCGACAGTGATAAATCCACAGAAGACCCCCCAATGG ACTTACCAGCAAATGGCTTCAGCGGTGGAAATCAGCCAGTGAAGAAGAGTTTCTTGGTATATCGTAATGACTGCAGCCTTCCCCGGAGCAGCTCTGACTCTGAGTccagcagcagtagcagcagcagcgcTGCCTCAGACCGAACCAG CACAACACCCTCAAAACAAGGCCGGGGCAAGCCCTCCTTCTCTCGGGGCACATTCCCGGAAGATAGCAGTGAAGATACCTCAGGCACTGAGAACGAGGCCTACTCCGTGGGCACTGGCCGTGGCGTGGGCCACAGCA TGGTAAGGAAGAGTCTAGGACGGGGAGCTGGCTGGCTGTCAGAGGATGAGGACTCGCCCTTGGATGCTCTGGACCTGGTGTGGGCCAAATGCCGAGGGTATCCGTCATACCCAGCTCTG ATAATTGATCCAAAGATGCCCCGGGAAGGTATGTTCCACCATGGGGTTCCCATCCCTGTGCCCCCACTGGAGGTGCTGAAACTTGGGGAGCAGATGACCCAGGAAGCCCGAGAGCATCTCTACCTCGTCCTCTTCTTTGACAACAAGCGAACCTG GCAGTGGCTGCCGAGAACTAAGCTGGTTCCTCTCGGCGTGAACCAGGACCTCGACAAGGAAAAGATGCTGGAGGGCCGCAAATCCAACATCCGCAAGTCAGTGCAGATTGCCTACCACAGGGCTCTGCAGCACCGCAGCAAGGTGCAGGGCGAGCAGAGCAGCGAGACCAGTGATAGTGACTGA
- the BRPF1 gene encoding peregrin isoform X7, with protein sequence MGVDFDVKTFCHNLRATKPPYECPVETCRKVYKSYSGIEYHLYHYDHDNPPPPQQTPLRKHKKKGRQSRPANKQSPSPSEVSQSPGREVMSYAQAQRMVEVDLHGRVHRISIFDNLDVVSEDEEAPEEAPENGSNKENTETPAATPKSGKHKNKEKRKDSNHHHHHNASVSTTPKLPEVVYRELEQDTPDAPPRPTSYYRYIEKSAEELDEEVEYDMDEEDYIWLDIMNERRKTEGVSPIPQEIFEYLMDRLEKESYFESHNKGDPNALVDEDAVCCICNDGECQNSNVILFCDMCNLAVHQECYGVPYIPEGQWLCRRCLQSPSRAVDCALCPNKGGAFKQTDDGRWAHVVCALWIPEVCFANTVFLEPIDSIEHIPPARWKLTCYICKQRGSGACIQCHKANCYTAFHVTCAQQAGLYMKMEPVRETGANGTSFSVRKTAYCDIHTPPGSARRLPALSHSEGEEDEEEEEDEGKSWSSEKVKKAKAKSRIKMKKARKILAEKRAAAPVVSVPCIPPHRLSKITNRLTIQRKSQFMQRLHSYWTLKRQSRNGVPLLRRLQTHLQSQRNCDQVGRDSEDKNWALKEQLKSWQRLRHDLERARLLVELIRKREKLKRETIKVQQIAMEMQLTPFLILLRKTLEQLQEKDTGNIFSEPVPLSEVTELDEVPDYLDHIKKPMDFFTMKQNLEAYRYLNFDDFEEDFNLIVSNCLKYNAKDTIFYRAAVRLREQGGAVLRQARRQAEKMGIDFETGMHIPHSLAGDEAPQHTEDAAEEERLVLLENQKHLPVEEQLKLLLERLDEVNASKQSVGRSRRAKMIKKEMTALRRKLAHQRETGRDGPERHGPTSRGSLTPHPASCDKDGQTDSAAEESSSQETSKDLPANGFSGGNQPVKKSFLVYRNDCSLPRSSSDSESSSSSSSSAASDRTSTTPSKQGRGKPSFSRGTFPEDSSEDTSGTENEAYSVGTGRGVGHSMVRKSLGRGAGWLSEDEDSPLDALDLVWAKCRGYPSYPALIIDPKMPREGMFHHGVPIPVPPLEVLKLGEQMTQEAREHLYLVLFFDNKRTWQWLPRTKLVPLGVNQDLDKEKMLEGRKSNIRKSVQIAYHRALQHRSKVQGEQSSETSDSD encoded by the exons ATGGGGGTGGACTTTGATGTGAAGACTTTCTGCCACAACTTGCGGGCAACTAAGCCACCGTATGAGTGCCCTGTGGAGACCTGCCGCAAGGTCTACAAGAGTTACAGTGGTATTGAGTACCACCTATATCACTATGACCACGACAACCCACCACCCCCGCAGCAGACTCCACTCCGCAAGCACAAGAAGAAGGGGCGCCAATCACGCCCAGCCAACAAGCAGTCGCCCAGCCCCTCAGAGGTATCCCAGTCACCGGGCCGTGAGGTGATGAGCTACGCACAGGCCCAACGCATGGTGGAGGTGGACCTGCACGGCCGTGTCCACCGCATCAGCATTTTTGACAACTTGGATGTGGTGTCAGAGGATGAGGAGGCCCCTGAGGAGGCTCCTGAGAATGGCAGCAACAAGGAGAACACTGAAACACCAGCCGCTACTCCCAAGTCAGGCAAGCATAAGAACAAGGAGAAGCGCAAGGACTccaaccatcaccatcaccataatGCTTCTGTGAGCACCACTCCCAAGCTACCAGAGGTGGTATACCGAGAGTTGGAGCAGGACACCCCTGATGCCCCACCCCGGCCAACTTCCTATTACCG GTACATTGAGAAGTCGGCAGAGGAGCTGGACGAGGAAGTAGAGTATGACATGGACGAAGAGGACTACATCTGGTTGGATATCATGAATGAGCGGCGGAAGACAGAGGGTGTGAGTCCCATCCCACAGGAGATCTTTGAGTACTTAATGGACCGTCTGGAAAAGGAGTCCTACTTTGAAAGCCACAATAAAGGTGACCCCAATGCACTAGTGGACGAGGATGCCGTGTGCTGTATCTGTAATGATGGTGAGTGCCAGAACAGCAATGTCATCCTGTTCTGTGACATGTGCAACTTGGCTGTGCACCAGGAGTGCTATGGTGTCCCCTACATCCCTGAGGGCCAGTGGCTGTGCCGCCGCTGCCTACAGTCACCCTCCCGCGCTGTGGATTGTGCCCTGTGCCCCAACAAGGGTGGTGCCTTCAAGCAGACAGATGATGGGCGCTGGGCCCATGTGGTGTGTGCCCTGTGGATCCCTGAAGTCTGCTTCGCCAACACAGTCTTCCTGGAGCCTATCGACAGCATTGAGCACATCCCGCCAGCTCGCTGGAAGCTGACCTGCTATATTTGCAAACAGCGGGGCTCAGGGGCCTGCATCCAGTGCCACAAGGCCAACTGCTACACAGCCTTCCACGTGACATGTGCCCAGCAGGCTGGCCTTTACATGAAGATGGAGCCTGTGCGGGAGACAGGTGCCAACGGCACCTCTTTCAGTGTCCGCAAGACAGCCTACTGTGACATCCACACACCCCCAGGTTCGGCACGCCGCTTGCCTGCCCTATCCCACAGTGAGggtgaggaggatgaggaggaggaggaggatgagggtAAGAGTTGGAGCTCAGAGAAGGTCAAGAAGGCAAAGGCCAAGTCCCGGATCAAGATGAAGAAGGCACGGAAGATCCTGGCAGAGAAGCGAGCAGCAGCTCCTGTGGTGTCGGTGCCTTGCATCCCACCACACAG GCTCAGTAAAATCACCAACCGCCTGACCATCCAAAGGAAGAGCCAGTTCATGCAGAGGTTACACAGCTACTGGACGCTGAAACGGCAGTCCCGAAATGGAGTCCCACTGCTACGTCGCCTACAGACACACCTGCAGTCTCAGAGGAATTGTGACCAAGTCGGG AGAGATTCTGAGGATAAGAACTGGGCCCTCAAAGAACAGCTCAAGTCCTGGCAACGGCTCCGGCACGACCTAGAACGAGCTCGGCTGCTGGTGGAGCTTATCCGCAAGCGGGAGAAGCTCAAAAGGGAGACG ATCAAGGTCCAGCAGATCGCCATGGAGATGCAGCTGACCCCTTTCCTCATCCTCCTTCGCAAAACCTTGGAGCAGCTCCAAGAAAAGGACACAGGCAACATCTTCAGCGAGCCGGTCCCTCTGTCTGAGGTAACCGAATTGGACGAA GTACCTGACTACCTAGACCACATCAAAAAGCCCATGGACTTTTTCACCATGAAGCAGAACTTGGAGGCTTACCGCTACCTGAACTTTGATGATTTTGAGGAGGACTTCAACCTTATCGTCAGCAACTGCCTCAAGTATAACGCCAAGGATACCATCTTCTACCGGGCAGCAGTGCGGCTCCGTGAACAGGGTGGCGCTGTGCTCCGCCAGGCCCGGCGCCAGGCAGAAAAAATGGGCATTGACTTTGAGACGGGCATGCATATCCCCCACAGCCTGGCtggagatgaagccccacaaCACACTGAAGATG CAGCAGAGGAAGAGCGGCTGGTCCTGCTGGAGAACCAGAAGCATCTGCCAGTGGAAGAGCAGCTAAAGTTGTTGCTGGAGCGGCTGGATGAGGTGAATGCCAGCAAGCAGAGCGTGGGCCGTTCACGGCGTGCAAAGATGATCAAGAAAGAGATGACGGCACTGCGGCGAAAGCTTGCCCACCAGAGGGAAACTGGAAGGGATGGGCCTGAGCGGCACGGCCCCACGAGCCGGGGCAGTCTGACACCTCACCCGGCATCCTGTGACAAGGATGGGCAGACAGACAGTGCCGCCGAGGAGAGCAGCAGCCAGGAGACAAGCAAAG ACTTACCAGCAAATGGCTTCAGCGGTGGAAATCAGCCAGTGAAGAAGAGTTTCTTGGTATATCGTAATGACTGCAGCCTTCCCCGGAGCAGCTCTGACTCTGAGTccagcagcagtagcagcagcagcgcTGCCTCAGACCGAACCAG CACAACACCCTCAAAACAAGGCCGGGGCAAGCCCTCCTTCTCTCGGGGCACATTCCCGGAAGATAGCAGTGAAGATACCTCAGGCACTGAGAACGAGGCCTACTCCGTGGGCACTGGCCGTGGCGTGGGCCACAGCA TGGTAAGGAAGAGTCTAGGACGGGGAGCTGGCTGGCTGTCAGAGGATGAGGACTCGCCCTTGGATGCTCTGGACCTGGTGTGGGCCAAATGCCGAGGGTATCCGTCATACCCAGCTCTG ATAATTGATCCAAAGATGCCCCGGGAAGGTATGTTCCACCATGGGGTTCCCATCCCTGTGCCCCCACTGGAGGTGCTGAAACTTGGGGAGCAGATGACCCAGGAAGCCCGAGAGCATCTCTACCTCGTCCTCTTCTTTGACAACAAGCGAACCTG GCAGTGGCTGCCGAGAACTAAGCTGGTTCCTCTCGGCGTGAACCAGGACCTCGACAAGGAAAAGATGCTGGAGGGCCGCAAATCCAACATCCGCAAGTCAGTGCAGATTGCCTACCACAGGGCTCTGCAGCACCGCAGCAAGGTGCAGGGCGAGCAGAGCAGCGAGACCAGTGATAGTGACTGA